One genomic region from Gossypium hirsutum isolate 1008001.06 chromosome D13, Gossypium_hirsutum_v2.1, whole genome shotgun sequence encodes:
- the LOC107919630 gene encoding uncharacterized protein encodes MGRRLFGCFGKGSSSSSSGNEIDGNGKTNDTVVEEAAPEGPIMVELFSSQGCATSSAAELLLSRLGRGDFQLDAPVIVLAYHVDYWDYMGWKDPYGSSQWTVRQKAYVETLNLDTMFTPQVVVQGRAQCVPNDEDVLLSTIATAPRFPAPSFQADIQRPTSETLQVTITGALRFKVEDNGVRVMVALYENGLVNDCSAGENKGKVLSNDFVVRKFEKLCNVEDTSAKKTISGTVTFSLWDNFNHNKCAIAVFAENSSHQIFGSQKFQLPDDI; translated from the exons ATGGGACGTCGTCTCTTTGGTTGTTTTGGCAAgggttcatcttcttcttcatcagggAATGAAATCGATGGAAATGGAAAAACCAATGATACGGTAGTTGAAGAAGCGGCGCCTGAAGGCCCGATCATGGTGGAATTGTTTTCTTCGCAAGGGTGCGCGACTTCATCGGCGGCTGAGCTGCTCTTGTCGAGGTTAGGGAGAGGTGATTTTCAGCTCGATGCTCCGGTGATTGTGTTGGCTTATCATGTTGATTATTGGGATTATATGGGGTGGAAAGATCCTTATGGATCCAGCCAATGGACTGTTAGACAAAAGGCATACGTTGAAACCTTGAACCTTGACACCATGTTTACACCTCAGGTTGTGGTTCAAGGTAGGGCTCAGTGTGTCCCTAATGATGAAGATGTTTTATTATCCACCATTGCTACTGCTCCCAGGTTTCCAGCTCCATCATTCCAG GCAGATATCCAAAGGCCAACATCGGAGACATTGCAAGTGACAATAACAGGAGCATTGAGGTTTAAGGTAGAGGACAATGGTGTCCGTGTGATGGTAGCTTTATACGAGAATGGGTTGGTAAATGACTGCTCTGCAGGAGAAAACAAAGGGAAAGTGTTGTCCAATGATTTTGTGGTTAGAAAGTTTGAAAAGCTGTGCAATGTGGAGGACACATCTGCTAAAAAGACAATCTCAGGAACTGTTACTTTCAGTCTTTGGGATAATTTCAACCACAACAAATGCGCCATTGCTGTCTTTGCTGAAAACAGCTCCCATCAAATTTTTGGTTCTCAGAAGTTTCAACTTCCCGATGATATatga